One segment of Paramormyrops kingsleyae isolate MSU_618 chromosome 8, PKINGS_0.4, whole genome shotgun sequence DNA contains the following:
- the LOC111856941 gene encoding potassium voltage-gated channel subfamily A member 10-like, producing the protein MEVALVDFENLDEVGVSIGDPGDVDPPTETASLTATSNQSHGNSHQHILQNSGNRAQQTGEQGFSPTMPHTQTRRGRPSCGSLISNWKVLLNSDGSQSETIYNKLSKECGDGLFREKQALDEGNQKVIINIAGLRFETQLKTLNQFPETLLGDPSKRIGYFDPMRNEYFFDRNRPSFDGILYYYQSGGKIRRPANVPLDIFADEITFYELGNEAMEQFKEDEGFIKDAEVPLPANEIHRQFWLLFEYPESSSAARSVALVSVLVIVISIIIFCLETLPEFRDEMGDFQAIAEFANQTQDGPISVSPPSASRKSLAATLTDPFFIIETICIIWFCFELSVRFIVCPSKKEFFNNIMNMIDIVSITPYFITLGTEVLTTPDANSAQNMSLAILRIVRLVRVFRIFKLSRHSKGLQILGQTLKASMRELGLLIFFLFIGVILFSSAIYFAEVDEPQTQFVSIPEGFWWAVVTMTTVGYGDMCPITMGGKMVGTLCAIAGVLTIALPVPVIVSNFNYFYHRETEQVEKQALDTSTEASGKTGGASKHVSTNGSSTADNSNNEKH; encoded by the coding sequence ATGGAGGTGGCGCTTGTTGACTTTGAGAACCTGGATGAGGTCGGAGTCAGCATAGGAGACCCCGGTGACGTGGACCCGCCCACTGAGACAGCATCACTCACGGCAACATCCAATCAAAGCCATGGCAACAGTCATCAGCACATCCTGCAGAACAGTGGGAACAGGGCACAGCAGACCGGCGAACAGGGATTTTCACCCACAATGCCCCACACGCAGACTAGGAGAGGACGTCCTAGCTGTGGCAGCCTCATCTCCAACTGGAAGGTTCTACTAAACAGCGATGGGTCGCAAAGTGAGACTATATATAATAAGCTGTCTAAGGAGTGCGGCGATGGCCTGTTCAGGGAGAAGCAAGCTTTGGATGAGGGGAACCAGAAAGTCATCATCAACATTGCAGGCCTGCGTTTTGAGACCCAGCTCAAGACCCTGAACCAGTTCCCAGAGACTCTGCTGGGGGACCCTTCGAAACGGATTGGCTACTTTGATCCCATGAGGAATGAATACTTCTTTGACCGCAATCGTCCCAGTTTCGATGGGATTTTGTACTACTATCAGTCTGGGGGAAAGATTCGGAGGCCAGCTAACGTTCCCTTGGACATATTTGCAGATGAAATAACCTTCTATGAGCTCGGCAATGAAGCTATGGAGCAGTTTAAAGAAGATGAAGGATTCATTAAAGACGCAGAGGTGCCCTTGCCTGCCAATGAGATTCATCGTCAGTTTTGGCTTCTATTCGAGTACCCAGAAAGCTCCAGTGCTGCCAGATCAGTGGCGCTCGTCTCTGTCTTAGTCATTGTTATTTCCATCATCATTTTCTGCCTGGAGACACTGCCAGAGTTTCGTGACGAAATGGGAGACTTCCAAGCCATCGCCGAGTTTGCCAATCAGACGCAGGACGGCCCCATCTCCGTCTCCCCTCCAAGTGCCAGCCGCAAGTCTCTCGCTGCCACCCTCACTGACCCCTTCTTCATCATCGAGACCATTTGCATCATCTGGTTCTGCTTTGAGCTTTCTGTTCGTTTCATCGTGTGTCCCAGCAAAAAGGAATTCTTCAACAACATCATGAATATGATTGACATTGTCTCCATCACCCCTTACTTTATCACCTTGGGGACAGAGGTGTTGACGACACCGGATGCAAATTCCGCTCAGAATATGTCCCTGGCCATTCTGCGCATTGTCCGCCTTGTAAGGGTGTTCCGAATCTTCAAGCTATCCCGGCACTCCAAGGGACTGCAGATCCTGGGCCAGACCTTGAAAGCCAGTATGCGTGAGCTTGGTCTGCTCATCTTCTTCCTCTTCATTGGAGTCATTCTTTTCTCCAGCGCCATCTACTTTGCCGAAGTAGACGAACCTCAGACACAATTTGTCAGTATCCCTGAGGGCTTCTGGTGGGCCGTAGTGACCATGACCACAGTTGGCTATGGAGACATGTGCCCTATAACCATGGGAGGAAAAATGGTGGGCACTTTGTGTGCCATCGCCGGCGTGCTGACCATCGCCCTGCCTGTGCCCGTCATTGTCTCCAACTTCAACTACTTCTACCACCGTGAGACAGAACAGGTGGAGAAGCAGGCTTTGGACACGAGCACAGAGGCAAGCGGGAAAACAGGGGGTGCCTCAAAGCACGTCAGTACCAATGGCAGCTCCACGGCTGACAACTCCAATAATGAGAAGCACTGA